DNA from Orbaceae bacterium lpD01:
CCCTATAACTACAAAATTATCGAGCTTGAAGCACCCATGTTACCACGCGCTTTAGATGATGAGCAGATTACCCTAGCCGTGATTAATAATGCATTTGCCGGTAAAGCTAATTTAACCCCAAATAAAGATGGTATCTTTGTTGAAGATAAAGAGTCACCTTACGTAAATATCATTGTTTCGCGTGAAGATAACAAGAACAGTGAAAACGTAGTTAACTTTGTTAAAGCTTATCAGACCGAAGCCGTGGCCAAGAAAGCCAATGAGATCTTTAATGATGGCGCGGTACAAGGCTGGTAATCTAGCGTTTTACCAATCACATTGACTGATCACCTTTGAAAAAAGTCCCGGTTAATATCGGGATTTTTTTGTCCTATCGGTTCATATTCGTTATATTTAGCGATGGACTTGCCAACTTTCACGCTATAGCCAACCTAGCAATTGAAGTATTTGGATAAGATAGACTAATCAAACTGTCTAAACTCGCTATTTACTTGATATTGATGTTAAGATCCTACTGCACGTCAAGCCTGTTTTATGCTAGTCTATCAAGCCATAATCATTCATCGCTTCAGCCCCATTGCGCTGAAACCGACTTATCATAAAGAGGAATCATATCATGGCAACCATTATTAATACTGATAAAGCCCCTGCGGCAATTGGTCCTTATGTTCAAGGCGTAGATTTAGGTAACTTAGTTTTTGCTTCAGGCCAAATCCCACTGGATCCGAAAACCGGCGAAATGGCCTCAGATATCACGCAGCAAACCCATCAATCGTTAGCCAATGTCAAAGCAATTCTTACCGCGGCAGGGCTAAGTGCTAAACATATTGTGAAAACCACTATCTTTCTGACTGACCTGAATGATTTTAATACCGTTAACGGCATTTATGAGCAGTTTTTTAAAGCGGTTGATGCGCCTTTCCCGGCACGCTCTTGTGTACAAGTTGCTGCGCTGCCACGTGGCGCCAATATTGAGATTGAAGTGATTGCTGCACGTTAATCAATTTAGTGAATGACTTGAGTAAACAGATGACCTATTCTCTTGACCCAATCGGAATTATTCGTTCGCCTTATAAGGAAAAGTTTGCCATTCCACGCCAGCCTAACTTAGCGCCGGCTGGCTCGGGTGAAATTCAGTTATTAGCCCCTTATAACAAGGCTGAAATGGTACGTGGGCTTGAGCAGTTTAGTCATCTGTGGATACTCTTTATTTTTAATCAAACCCAAGCACA
Protein-coding regions in this window:
- a CDS encoding RidA family protein; this encodes MATIINTDKAPAAIGPYVQGVDLGNLVFASGQIPLDPKTGEMASDITQQTHQSLANVKAILTAAGLSAKHIVKTTIFLTDLNDFNTVNGIYEQFFKAVDAPFPARSCVQVAALPRGANIEIEVIAAR